A genomic region of Equus caballus isolate H_3958 breed thoroughbred chromosome 1, TB-T2T, whole genome shotgun sequence contains the following coding sequences:
- the CHD2 gene encoding chromodomain-helicase-DNA-binding protein 2 isoform X7 yields MAHKQREDYLNLSPCVFTWYHTFSQLAFDGEKLSHSASEEASGSDSGSQSESEQGSDPGSGHGSESNSSSESSESQSESESESAGSKSQPVLPEAKEKPASKKERIADVKKMWEEYPDVYGVRRSNRSRQEPSRFNIKEEASSGSESGSPKRRGQRQLKKQEKWKREASEDEQEQGTSAESEPEQKKVKARRPVPRRTAPKPRVKKQPKTQRGKRKKQDSSDDDDEDDEAPKRQTRRRAAKNVSYKEDDDFETDSDDLIEMTGEGVDEQQDNSETIEKVLDSRLGKKGATGASTTVYAIEANGDPSGDFDTEKDEGEVQYLIKWKGWSYIHSTWESEESLQQQKVKGLKKLENFKKKEDEIKQWLGKVSPEDVEYFNCQQELASELNKQYQIVERVIAVKTSKSTLGQTDFPAHSRKPAPSNEPEYLCKWMGLPYSECSWEDEALIGKKFQSCIDSFHNRNNSKTIPTRECKALKQRPRFVALKKQPAYLGGENLELRDYQLEGLNWLAHSWCK; encoded by the exons ATGGCTCATAAACAAAGGGAAGATTATTTGAATTTGTCCCCGTGCGTTTTTACTTGGTACCATACATTTTCTCAATTGGCATTTGATGGAGAAAAACTCAG tcaTTCAGCATCTGAAGAAGCTTCGGGTTCAGACTCAGGCAGCCAGTCAGAGAGTGAGCAGGGCAGCGATCCAGGAAGTGGACATGGCAGCGAGTCGAACAGCAGTTCTGAATCTTCAGAGAGTCAGTCGGAATCTGAAAGTGAATCAGCAGGTTCCAAATCTCAGCCAGTCCTTCCAGAAGCCAAAGAGAAGCCAGCCTCTAAGAAGGAACGGATAGCCGATGTGAAGAAG ATGTGGGAAGAATATCCTGATGTTTATGGGGTTAGGCGGTCAAACCGAAGCAGACAAGAACCTTCACGATTTAATATTAAGGAGGAG GCAAGTAGCGGCTCTGAGAGTGGGAGCCCAAAAAGAAGAGGCCAGAGGCAGCTGAAAAAACA agaaaaatggaaacgGGAGGCCTCAGAAGATGAACAGGAACAAGGCACCAGTGCAGAGAGTGAACCAGAGcaaaaaaaagtgaaagccaGAAGACCTGTCCCCAGAAG AACAGCGCCCAAGCCTCGTGTTAAAAAGCAACCTAAGACTCAGcgtggaaagagaaaaaagcaagattcctctgatgatgatgatgaagatgatgaagcTCCCAAAAGGCAGACTCGTCGCAGAGCGGCTAAAAATGTTAG TTACAAAGAAGATGATGACTTTGAGACTGACTCAGATGACCTCATTGAAATGACTGGAGAAGGAGTTGATGAACAGCAGGATAATAGTGAAACTATTGAAAAGGTCTTAGATTCAAGGCTGGGAAAGAAAGGAG CTACTGGAGCTTCTACTACTGTATATGCGATTGAAGCTAATGGAGACCCTAGTGGTGACTTTGACACTGAAAAGGATGAAGGCGAAGTCCAGTACCTCATCAAGTGGAAGGGTTGGTCTTACATCCATAGCACGTGGGAGAGTGAAGAGTCCTTACAGCAGCAGAAAGTGAAAGGCCTAAAAAAGCTAGAGAATTTCAAGAAGAAGGAAGATGAAATCAAGCAATG GTTAGGGAAGGTTTCTCCCGAAGATGTGGAGTATTTTAACTGCCAACAAGAGCTGGCCTCAGAGTTGAACAAACAGTACCAGATAGTAGAAAGAGTGATAG CTGTGAAGACAAGCAAATCTACACTGGGTCAAACAGATTTTCCAG CTCACAGTCGGAAGCCGGCCCCTTCAAATGAACCTGAATATCTATGCAAATGGATGGGACTACCCTATTCAGAGTGCAGCTGGGAAGATGAAGCCTTGATTGGAAAGAAATTCCAGAGCTGCATCGACAGCTTCCATAATCGGAACAACTCGAAAACCATCCCAACAAGAGAATGCAAG